The Desulfatiglans sp. genomic sequence GGGCTGAGGGGTGCTATCTGTGGGACGAAGACGGCCATAAATACATAGATTATGTCTGTTCATGGGGTCCCATGATTCTTGGTCATGCGTACCCTGAAGTCTTAAAGGCCATTTCTGAAAAACTGGCAATGGGCACAAGCTTCGGGGCCCCGACCGCCATAGAGGTGGAGATGGCTGAGGCAATCATTGAAATGGTCCCCTCCATTGAGATGGTGAGGATGGTAAATTCCGGCACAGAGGCGGCAATGAGCGCTGTCCGCCTTGCCAGGGGGTATACAGGCAGAAAGATCATAATCAAATTTGAAGGCTGCTATCACGGCCATGCTGACAGCCTGCTTGTTGAGGCAGGGAGCGGTGTTGCAACATTAGGGATACCGGGGAGCCCCGGCATACCTTCAGAGATTGCAGGGCTCACCATCTCCCTTCCATATAATAACCTTGATAATGTAAAAGATGCATTTAAAAGGTATGGGGATGATATAGCCGCTATTATTGTTGAACCTGTTGCAGCAAACATGGGTGTAATACTTCCAGAGCCAGGGTTTCTAGCCGGGCTCAGAAAGATCACAGTGGAAAATGGGGCACTGCTTATATTTGATGAGGTGATAACAGGGTTCAGGCTTGGCCCGGGCGGGGCACAGGGGTATTACAATATCATGCCTGACATCACATGCCTGGGAAAGATCATTGGCGGCGGGCTCCCTGTCGGGGCCTATGGAGGCAGGAGGGCAATCATGCAGAATATTGCCCCTGAAGGGGATATATATCAGGCCGGTACGCTTTCAGGAAACCCGATTGCAATGGCAGCAGGTATTGCCACCCTGAAACTGCTTAAGGATTTAGGCCTATACAAGGGGCTTGAGACAGGTGGTAACAGGCTCTTCACAGGATTAAAGGATGCCGCCCTTAAGGCAGGTATTGATATTGTCATAAATCATACAGGCTCATTAGGCTCCCTCTTTTTTACAAAGGAGCTGGTAACTGATTTCCAATCCGCAAAAAAGAGTGATACTGCCCTGTTCAGGGCCTTTTACAGGCATATGCGTGAAAAAGGTATTTATCTGGCCCCAAGCGCATTTGAGGCGATGTTTTTATCCATTGCCCATGAGAATGATGTAATAGACAGGACAATTGATGCGGCATATCACTGTTTCAGTGTAATACAAAAATAATATTAAATCAGTTGCGACCTGCCTCTTAATACCAGGGGTAAAGGATATTGACTTTGTGAAAAAAAATGTGATAGAAACCGGGTTGAAGAGATTAAAACAGAGTAAATCCAGCTTGATATGGATAATGAAACAAAAAAGATGTTCCGTGCCCTAGGGGTGCTGAGTACAGCTGGATTAACAATGGCCCTCTCTATAGGTATCGGGGCCGTGGTCGGGCATTATATTGATAAAAGGTATGACACTGAGCCCTGGTTTTTTTTGATTTTTCTGTTTTTCGGGATTGTCGCAGCCTTTAGAAACCTCTATCTGATGTACAAAAAGGCAAAGGATTTGGGCGGCGAATAAATGGAATGGGATATATTCTATGAAGATCTGAAGAAAAAATACTGGGTAGTCTTCCTGTTGATATCTTCAGTCAGCTT encodes the following:
- the hemL gene encoding glutamate-1-semialdehyde 2,1-aminomutase, which translates into the protein MDERSKILFEQAKRYIPGGVNSPVRAGKSVGMEPLFINRAEGCYLWDEDGHKYIDYVCSWGPMILGHAYPEVLKAISEKLAMGTSFGAPTAIEVEMAEAIIEMVPSIEMVRMVNSGTEAAMSAVRLARGYTGRKIIIKFEGCYHGHADSLLVEAGSGVATLGIPGSPGIPSEIAGLTISLPYNNLDNVKDAFKRYGDDIAAIIVEPVAANMGVILPEPGFLAGLRKITVENGALLIFDEVITGFRLGPGGAQGYYNIMPDITCLGKIIGGGLPVGAYGGRRAIMQNIAPEGDIYQAGTLSGNPIAMAAGIATLKLLKDLGLYKGLETGGNRLFTGLKDAALKAGIDIVINHTGSLGSLFFTKELVTDFQSAKKSDTALFRAFYRHMREKGIYLAPSAFEAMFLSIAHENDVIDRTIDAAYHCFSVIQK
- a CDS encoding AtpZ/AtpI family protein, producing MDNETKKMFRALGVLSTAGLTMALSIGIGAVVGHYIDKRYDTEPWFFLIFLFFGIVAAFRNLYLMYKKAKDLGGE